The Psychrobacter sp. P11G3 genomic interval GCGTCATTTCAGTCATGTCGATATTCAGCTGTATCCTAATATGCGCCATGAAGTGCTACATGAAAAGGATAAACAGACCGTTTATCAAGATATTTTAGAGTGGATAGAGACCAACACGACAGACGATTAAATCATGATAAATGAGTTGTTTTGAGAGGATACCTGAAAACAACTCATTCAATATTGTCACAATAAGACCCTCAACGTGTTTGCTAAAAGCGGTCAAATTAGCGACAATACGGCAAGCAAGTTTTTGGACCAAGCCATACCTTGAATTTTCTTTAGGCTGGGTCATATAAGTCTTTAACCATAACATTGAGATCACCCTCCCTTTCATTCATTTTAGGAACCTTTATGTCATTACAACAAACCATCGAACAAGCATTTGAAAATCGCAACGAATACAGCCCAGCCAATATGCCACAAGACGTGCGTGATGCTATCAATCAAGTACTTGAGCAACTAGATAACGGTAGCCTGCGCGTAGCAGAAAAGAAAGATGGCGAATGGGTTGTCAATCAGTGGGCCAAAAAAGCCGTATTATTGTCTTTCCGTCTAAACGACAACTACGTCCAAGCTGCTGGCGAACACGTACAGTTCTATGACAAAGTACCAACTAAATTTGCTAACTGGACCGAAGCACAGTTTAAAGAAGCAGGCGTACGCGTTGTACCGCCAGCTGTCGCGCGTAGAGGTTCATTCATCGCAGCAGGCGCAGTATTGATGCCGTCATATGTCAACATCGGCGCATATGTCGATCAAGGCGCGATGGTTGATACATGGGCGACTGTTGGTTCATGTGCTCAAATCGGTAAAAACGTGCATCTGTCAGGCGGCGTTGGCATCGGCGGCGTATTAGAGCCATTGCAAGCCAACCCTACTATCATTGAAGACAACTGCTTCATCGGTGCACGCTCTGAAATCGTTGAAGGCGTTATCGTTGAAGAAGGCGCTGTCATCTCTATGGGTGTCTATATCGGTCAATCGACGCGCATCTATGATCGCGAAACTGGTGAGATTCATCGTGGCCGTGTACCAGCAGGTTCTGTTGTCGTACCAGGTAGCTTACCGTCAGAAGATGGCACGCACAGCTTGTACGCTGCTATCATCGTGAAGAAAGTTGACGCGCAAACTCGTGCAAAAACATCAGTAAACGAGCTATTACGCCTAGCCTAAATATTTGGCAAGTACCGTTGTTTATTGAATAATATTGTTTTATATGAAGATGCTGGAGGATGACTCTAGCATCTTTTTTGCAGCTTAATATAACGCGTTACGTTATAATCCTCTTTTAGTTTGGCTTTATACAATCACAAAATCATTCGTACCATCCCCTGCCTTTTTATTACGATTGATAAGCGCTTCATCGCCTTGTCGACCTTTAACTGTATTTGAAATATTATGAGTGAATCATCATTACGCACCGCTGCTATCCCTGTCACTGACCCTGAAGCAGGGTTACGTCTGACTGAGATTTTTTATTCTTTACAAGGTGAGGCAATCACTTCAGGCTTGCCGACGATATTTGTGCGTCTAACGGGCTGTCCGCTGCGCTGCGTCTATTGTGATACCGAATATGCTTTTACTGGCGGCGAACGTCAATCATTAGAAACCATCATAGAAACCATCAAGGGTTATCCGTGCAAGCGCATCTGTCTGACTGGCGGTGAGCCGTTAGCACAGCCAAATGCCATTGAATTGATGAAACGTTTGCTGAGCGATGGGTATGAGATATCCCTTGAAACCGCAGGCGCGCTCACGGTAGAAAACGTGCCAGCAGCAGTCAGTAAGGTAATGGATCTCAAAACGCCAAGCTCAGGCGAAGTCGATAAAAATCTATGGTCAAACCTCGACTATCTCACTCAGCATGACCAAATCAAGTTTG includes:
- the dapD gene encoding 2,3,4,5-tetrahydropyridine-2,6-dicarboxylate N-succinyltransferase, with protein sequence MSLQQTIEQAFENRNEYSPANMPQDVRDAINQVLEQLDNGSLRVAEKKDGEWVVNQWAKKAVLLSFRLNDNYVQAAGEHVQFYDKVPTKFANWTEAQFKEAGVRVVPPAVARRGSFIAAGAVLMPSYVNIGAYVDQGAMVDTWATVGSCAQIGKNVHLSGGVGIGGVLEPLQANPTIIEDNCFIGARSEIVEGVIVEEGAVISMGVYIGQSTRIYDRETGEIHRGRVPAGSVVVPGSLPSEDGTHSLYAAIIVKKVDAQTRAKTSVNELLRLA
- the queE gene encoding 7-carboxy-7-deazaguanine synthase QueE, encoding MSESSLRTAAIPVTDPEAGLRLTEIFYSLQGEAITSGLPTIFVRLTGCPLRCVYCDTEYAFTGGERQSLETIIETIKGYPCKRICLTGGEPLAQPNAIELMKRLLSDGYEISLETAGALTVENVPAAVSKVMDLKTPSSGEVDKNLWSNLDYLTQHDQIKFVIMNRTDYDWAKAKLTEYKLNELVGTVWFSPMFNVADDVDEQLSPEVPVLARELAEWMLADALPVRFQLQLHKIIWADAKGK